A segment of the Amblyomma americanum isolate KBUSLIRL-KWMA chromosome 6, ASM5285725v1, whole genome shotgun sequence genome:
gggggcggcagaaggttagatgggcggatgagattaagaagtttgcaggcaaagggtggatgcagctggcaaaggatagggttaattggagagacatgggagaggcctttgccctgcagtgggtgtagtaaggctgatgatgatgatgatgacatattGTTCAAACTGCCTTAGTGCCACAATAACCAATGACACACAGCTGTTTCTCTGTCACCTTGGAGCATTATGGTTCAGTCCGCTCGTAATTTTTATCATTCCTGATTTTAATGTCCCATGTGTGAATACACCATGAACTACAAGAGCTGTGCAAATGTCGCATCTCTGGTAGCAAAGCGAAtcgaaataataaaaattgctttCAAATTGAATAGTTTCGAAAATCAGTACATGTACATAGTTCAGACTAAAGACTAACACTTTTCTGCAAAACACAGCTATGAAAAAAAGTTATTTCAAACAAATTTTGTTCTAGGCCATCAGCGTAAATTACCAACTATTCCTGGAAGGCCTGCCAGGCAATAATTATGGGATGGGGACCTGTATGTAGTGGTAATAATAAATTGCCTATTTTGTTGGCTAATACCTTGTTTAAAATTTTTTGGATAACAATTTCATTCAGTGGAAACTGTTTCATAGCACAGTTTGGCTTAATGTCCACATGACAAAAGAGCTTACTGAATGCTGTCATAAACCATTGTAAGGAGGCGAGATGCCTTCTTTCTGAAGGTGTGACAGGAGGTGTCACACTTCCTGCAACTCACTCTTGCCTGCCATTTCAAGAGTTgcacttcagctgcactgcaagCAGGACCAAAAGTCCCTAGGTAATTTGAAAGTACCAGCACACGACCTCCTATAGTCTCCTCACCCTTTTGCATGCCCTTCCACGCGGACCAGTTTTTCGGCCGCTTTTCTGGACGGCGATTGGTTCTTTCCTTCCGCTGCACTTGGAAATGCACAGAACTTTCGTTTTTTGTTGGTGCCATTTTTCGCCTAAGCACGATGAAGGAGTAATTAACTCATTGGCATCGAAGTGCAGCCGTTCAGCTACAAGGGAAACCTAATCGGCTTTCATAGCAACTTCGTAGTTGAATTCGCTCTagtccggattttttttttttcaactacaaAGTTCCTGTGAACGCTGTGTAGTATAGGGTTGTGCAAATATTCGATTCGTGAGCTTCGAAGGGAATAGCAATATTCGAAAACCGCTAATATTTTCGAAGTATTATTTCGGAGTCCCagaattcaagaaaaaaattaacttggaggacgcttaagcttcgcctttaagtgtagaacgcgatagcgttacccGGCCGCCgcttatcgtcagccgctatcggcagccgcgcgcggggaggaggtggggggggggggggtgccggaGCAGCTGCCAAGGCTTCCGCTGCTGGCTCTCCTGGTATTCCCGCCGCTGACTCTCCTGGACAGCAGGCGGCCGCGTCCAGAAATTCGGCCTTCGACGGCTGCACAGTTGGGCCGGCATGTCGCCGGCGAGCGCGCGTGACGGGACAAAAGCCCAGACAGTCAGCCCAGATGCAAAAGCAAACACGCCGCGGCAGGAACCGCGCTGCGCTAGCGCACGGAAGGCCTGAAAGACTAAGGTGGCGACAAAGTTTAGAATGCAGAACTACCAACATAACCGAGGCGAGCGCTCCGTCAGCGTTGGATTTCGTATTTGCGGTGTCGCGTGACGCGAACTTAGAAGCTGGTGGTACATTATTGTGTGCACCCTTCGACGGTTGAAATTAGATAAGAGGTGAACCACCGGTTATTTTAAGTGTCGCAATGAGAAAGCCGGCACCACGAAGCGCTGTACGGCATATCCTGCGCTCGCGATCCGGCGTTGGCCTGGGGTACGCCACCGCCGCGCTTCTCTGGTACCCTTTCTCGTGTTTAGGCAAATGTAGTACTCGCCTCAGAAAGATAAAGGTAAGTCATAGCCAGCGAAAGAAACAACAGGAAAGCAGGGTAAGTCATTGCGAAAGGTAACATCAGTTGACGACACCGGGTAATCATGTGCCGACCGGAAATCTCAAGGATTGCATGCTGAATCGgctgaaacgctaaggcgcccgtgtgctgtgcgatgtcagtgcacgttccccaggtggtcgaaattattccgaagccctccactacggcacctcttctttcactccctcctttattccttcccttacggcgcggttcaggtgtccaacgatatatgaggcagatactgcttcatttcctttcccccccaaaaaaacaattattactgaAGCGTGCGGCTTTCTTTTGGAAGGACGCCGCCATGTTTTCACGCTAAGTGCACAAAAGCCGCAACTGCCCCAACGCAAACGTCTTAAAAtattttgcgcatgcgcactctgAACCCGCTATTCTAGCTGCTTGTTTTTTCGGCAATAGACTCCTTAATCTTCTTAAATTCTTACGGATAGTGAAGATTCTCCTGGGTGAGAAATTAGCACGACATAAATATATAACATGTGAGACGGACGCCATGCAACAGGACTCGCTTGTGAACGTTTTTATGTTGCGCTGATTTCTTGCCCAACTGATTGAAACCATAAATAGCCCTGCAAAAATTTTTACTCGAGTTTCTTTACAGTGTCCCTGGCAATGGCGCTTAATTTTTATAGTTGTGGCCTTCTTTTTCCCCGCACGTACTGTGGTCATGGGTCGGGTATATATGAGTACTTGGCGAGTGAGGTCATCGAGCAGATGCACTGCGCATATGTCCCATTTCTGCGGTCTGTGAACGCTTGTTGTGGCAGTGGCTGCCTCAGGGCTATAGTGAACTTGGGAGGGCCACTGGACCCAGAATCGAGCCCTTTGATagatattctagagcactgtaccttTGATGCGGTGCACAGGGTTGGCAGCGGGTGGGTACAAGACTATAGTTACTACTTCCAAAAAGGTGGAACATGGGACTTTAACGTTCTTAGAGGCATTGTATATGATTCTTGAAACATGTACTTTAATTAACAAGGACAATCCATGCTTTTCTCGGGTTCAGTCCTAGCAAATGGAGCCGGTTCTCGATGGGGATGAAATTAATATACACATCGGTGCACGTAAGTTAAAAATCGGTTAAAATTTATCCGGAGCCTTACACAATAGTGCACTTTGGGCTGTATACGTTTGACGGGGGGTGCACATGAGTTCACCATGCTATAGTTGTTCATGTTTAAAGCCGGCCGCGAGTATAAGGTTCCTGCGCAGCATCATGAACCACAAATTTACATGGTACGCAAAAGAGGCACGTAGCAGAAAAGTTCCCATTGGTCATTTTTTACTGCAGTGGCAAATAATGGGCAGCTTGTTCctttttaatttgttttcttgCATTAGTAGTAACTCCTCAAGTTTCCATAACATGCATGATGTCGAAAATTTTTGTGTTTGAAATCTAGCGATTGTTTCAGACCATCGATCCTGTGCTGGTACAAACATATCAACTCTAATGAATATTTCAAGCCTATCTGGTGTGGCGCTGTGACTACAATTCAGTTTTAGAAATTCTTCTGTGGATGTAGGATGTGGTTAATCGCTAATACGCATACTCCTATATATACGTCTTACCCTTTTATTCCATCTACAACCTTCTTGAGACATTGTGCATAATGACAAATAGGAAGCCAATAGATTTTTAAAACCAAGGGAATCATTTTACACAGTTACTCACGTATTAAAACGTATGAGTGAAACGTATTTCCGCGCGCTGGCCTCTTCAATAATGTGCCAtatttatttgaggccaaccaatcAACGCTTCAGTTCCTCTGCTTTCAGTCCGAGCCAGCCCCACGGACAAGCACCGCTAATTGGAAGCATGTCAGCCAGCGCAGGAAAACACAGATTCACTTATATTTTGCTCAAACATTAACGGCTCTCAAACGCCAGCGACCTGCGCCTGACCCATGACCTGACCGTACAACCGGCGCCCGGGCTGGGCCATGGTAGTTTCGGCCAGTGCGGGCCACCGCTCACTGTTACAGAATTGTGTTCTTCCGCATTTGACGACCACATTGTTAGCGCGCAATGTGGTAACGAATGACACTGCGAATGATTCGGCACACATATTTTGCTCTAGTACCGAGCCAAGCAATAGGAGAACAATATACAGCACAAAGATAAGAGCTCGCGGTTCAGACGTGGGCGCGTGCGTTATGACAACGCGGACTTATTTGGGAACTTACGGGTGCACGCAGTCCAGATATGGCGCTCTCCAACAGGTAGAGTGCGCCGTAAATGGCGAAGCGGTGTTTACGTGTTCTGTGCAAATGTAGTGGACGTTCCGCGGCGCGGTCTTGTTGTCAAGGCAATGCATACAAAAATCATTCGTTATTTATCTGCGTCCGATCAACGAGGCTGAATTCCTGAGCATAATTGCAGCGATAAGCGCGTGATTGTGAAATTGTCGGCCTATCCTTCTCGCCCGCCGTGTGATGACTGCCAGTTGTCCAGCGTGTTCGTGTTCATTGCCTAACATGGTATACACAAGGCCCTTCATCGAAAATCGCCGCGCCGTAGGACCGGCGGACCTGCTTTGGCACCTACTCGTGTAGCAACGCTCTGCATTAGGTGGTTCTTCGAATGCCTTTGGTGATGGCTATCAGCCTGAACGTACCCAAAGAAGCGAAATCTGTACTGGTGCTTTAAGAAGGTAAGAAAATAGACGTCGACTCGTTGATTTTGCGTTTTTTGTTAATACTGACCTGTCAACTCTGCTCAGGATCTACCGGGAAATCGGCAATGAGTGTGCTCACGGAAAATTGCGTACTTTCACGTACGCGAGCTCAGGACCTGAAGAGCGTCCGAAAACTAAACTGCTGGTAAATTCAGTTTCCATACCGACAGCGTTGCTGTAATGAGTAGTCGTTCGATTTTACTTAACCGTTTGTTCTTGCAGGGGTAGCGAGTTGGAGGATGTCAGCATTGTGCGAAAGATGTCTCATGTCGAGGTCCTCTCGCTGAGGTACGTTTTCCCcgaaaaaaatataaacaagtAATCAAGCAAGAAGTTGTTGTGGGCTCGTGCCCCAGTTCACACTTGTCGGCTTTCCGTGTTCTGATTtcgcatgctttctttttttttttgcagcgtcaACAATATCAGCACCTTAGCCGACTTCGCGCATTGCAAGAATCTCCAAGAGCTTTACATTCGGAAGAACAATATCCAAGACTTGAACGAAGTTCTGTACTTAAAAGATCTTCCCAAGCTAAAGAATCTTTGGCTGGCTGATAACCCTTGTGCGGAAAATGAGAACTACAGGATGACAGTTCTAAGGCATCTTCCAAGCCTGCAGAAACTGGACAATCAGAGTGAGTCCCTTGCATGTGTTCCCTAGACTGCTTGCCATGCTTGTGAATGTCATTGCTGTCATCTAGTGGAGCATGTTTGCATTCTACGTGATAATAAAATTAACTGAAATGTCTCAGTGCAGCATGAAAATACACAATGCAATATTGCAAACTAGGTTTTTATAACTATAGAGCTGCTTCTGTCATTGCTTTCTGCTAGTTATCAAAACAGGAATTGCCAAGTAATTAATTAACCAGGTCCAATTTAAACCTAAGAGCAGTTTTGCTCAGTTAGTGAAAGTGATGCTTAAATGTATTGACGATTGTTGCTAACCACAACCTGTGTGAGTGAAAGATGTGCATTGTAGTCTGAAACCGTGCATCTAAATTGAATATGTTGGGTCCAGCAATAAGTTATAGACAATGCCTTGGAACTTATTACCAATAATCAAGTTTTCGTCGTGCGACGACATGGAGATATGCTTGTTCACTCAaaagttgtttcctttttttctttacttcatgcCAGCTGTTCAAAGTCACGAAGTTGAGAGAGCACAGGTGCAAGGGGCTGTGTTGATTCTTCCAACTTTGGGTGCCACTGGTGCTACAGAAGAAGAGTCGCCGCCAGCAGCACCTGTTGGCAATCACAACAACCGTCAGCATCCAAGCAGCCAGCCACCATCTAGACACAGTCCACCACAAACCCACCAGAATGGCTCTGAGGATGTGCATCACAAGTACAGCAATGCCTCGCGCCCCAGGGACCTGGAAGTGGATGTGCCTGCCATAGAAGCTAGTGTGCCGAACAGACCGGCTGCCTTCCAAAGCCCTGCTGTAAACAAGTGAGGATGTTTGTGACTTCTGTGCTTCGCAGGTGTTGTGTTCTGGCATTTAGAACTGAATGGAATATCCTGAATTTATGCATTGCTactgggtggatgagattaagaagtttgcgggaataaggtggccgcagctggcgcaggatagggttaattgtaAAGGTATGGGGGAGAGAgtcctttgtactgcagtgggtgtagtcaggctgatgatgatgatgctcagTGCAGCTA
Coding sequences within it:
- the LOC144093628 gene encoding uncharacterized protein LOC144093628 isoform X2, producing the protein MSVLTENCVLSRTRAQDLKSVRKLNCWGSELEDVSIVRKMSHVEVLSLSVNNISTLADFAHCKNLQELYIRKNNIQDLNEVLYLKDLPKLKNLWLADNPCAENENYRMTVLRHLPSLQKLDNQTVQSHEVERAQVQGAVLILPTLGATGATEEESPPAAPVGNHNNRQHPSSQPPSRHSPPQTHQNGSEDVHHKYSNASRPRDLEVDVPAIEASVPNRPAAFQSPAVNNTPCKEPPRLAEAACSPVLPNMPQDSHVSCQGMSPAEQHAFHARVQTLMDHSGRRLRKSAEITCDPVALFEGDDPVAARQSSAQLGDTRRFSSVEYLHTHSSLESDALMSPPPGDGNVRGCAAMYAEVHRSHKAEKGSPTRLLPKGGKNRNANILSAVLCLIKELDYASLEVVETAIHCRMEEMDDLFPADKVYLRPHVTAHCSRCTLRDW